From Pan paniscus chromosome 6, NHGRI_mPanPan1-v2.0_pri, whole genome shotgun sequence, one genomic window encodes:
- the CCDC71L gene encoding coiled-coil domain-containing protein 71L — protein sequence MKRRRRRPPVAPATAARGGDFRAEDGAGLEAREEKVVYSRSQLSLADSTKALGDAFKLFMPRSTEFMSSDAELWSFLCSLKHQFSPHILRSKDVYGYSSCRALVPDPPGPPTARGQARRPVPRAAARRRRRGARAAAARRRKPRPPPPPPPPPEESCPAKPVAPGPCFGGRTLEEIWRAATPTLTTFPTIRVGSDVWGERSLAAARRRARQVLRVNLEPTVRLRRFPVPRA from the coding sequence ATGAAGAGGCGGCGGCGCCGGCCCCCGGTCGCCCCGGCCACGGCCGCCCGGGGCGGCGACTTCAGGGCAGAAGACGGGGCTGGGTTGGAGGCGCGGGAGGAGAAGGTGGTGTACTCGCGGTCGCAACTGTCGCTGGCTGACAGCACCAAGGCGCTGGGCGACGCCTTCAAGCTCTTCATGCCCCGCAGCACGGAGTTCATGAGCTCGGACGCGGAGCTCTGGAGCTTCCTCTGCAGCCTCAAGCACCAGTTCTCCCCGCACATCCTGCGCAGCAAGGACGTCTACGGCTACTCCTCCTGCCGGGCCCTGGTACCCGACCCCCCGGGGCCCCCCACAGCCCGCGGCCAGGCGCGCCGGCCGGTTCCGCGCGCAGCGGCCAGGAGGAGGCGCCGCGGAGCCCGGGCGGCCGCTGCCCGCAGGAGGAAGCCCCGGCCGCCACCCCCACCGCCGCCGCCCCCCGAGGAGAGCTGCCCGGCCAAGCCCGTGGCCCCCGGGCCCTGCTTCGGGGGCCGCACCTTGGAGGAGATCTGGAGGGCGGCCACCCCGACGCTGACCACCTTCCCCACCATCCGTGTCGGCAGCGACGTGTGGGGCGAGCGCAGCCTGGCGGCAGCGCGGCGCAGGGCGCGCCAGGTCCTGCGAGTGAACCTGGAACCCACGGTGAGGCTCCGCCGCTTCCCGGTGCCCCGGGCATGA